A window of the Capricornis sumatraensis isolate serow.1 chromosome 9, serow.2, whole genome shotgun sequence genome harbors these coding sequences:
- the LOC138085519 gene encoding protocadherin gamma-A11-like: MANRQLLLDRSGLVLLYIFLGTLRESGAGQIRYLVPEETEKGFFVGNISKDLGLEPRELAERGVRIVSRGKTQLFALNPRSGSLITAGRIDREELCEAVSSCFLNMEILVEDTLKIYGVEVEIMDINDNAPSFQEEEVEIKVSEHATLGSRFPLPNARDPDVGMNSLQRYQLNPNSYFSLQVRGRTDGAKNPELVLERSLDRETQAAHHLLLTALDGGDPIRQGTVPVRVVVLDVNDHIPRFTQSTYEVSVPENLISGTRVLTVNATDPDEGINGQVVYSFRNVESKASKIFQLNSLSGDVLIEGSLDFEKYRLYEMEIQAQDGGGLSTTAKMLVTVVDVNDNAPEITITSSTNSVLENSPPGTVIALLNVQDQDSGENGQVSCFIPNNLPFKLEKTYGNYYKLITKRALDREQVQSYDITLTAADQGSPSLSTETHILLNVADDNDNPPTFTESSYSAYILENNPRGASFFSVTALDQDSKENAQVTYSLAEDTLQGAPLSSYISINSDTGILYALCSFDYEQFHELQLWVTAHDSGNPPLSSNVSLSIFVLDQNDNVPEILYPALPTDGSTGVELAPRSAEPGYLVTKVVAVDRDSGQNAWLSYRLLKASEPGLFSVGLHTGEVRTARALLDRDALKQSLVVAVQDHGQPPLSATVTLTVAVADSIPDVLADLGSLESPATPEDSGLTLYLVVAVATVSCVFLAFVIVLLALRLRRWHMSRLLQASGSGLAGVPASQFVGVDGVRAFLQTYSHEVSLTADSRRSHVIFPQPNYADTLISQESCGKSEPLLITEDSATGLGKCDPTGNQVRFISCLPIVDVCA; this comes from the coding sequence ATGGCGAATCGGCAACTGCTTCTGGATCGCAGCGGGCTGGTCCTACTGTATATTTTCCTGGGGACGCTGCGGGAGTCGGGGGCCGGGCAGATCCGATACTTGGTGccagaagagacagagaaaggcttCTTCGTGGGCAATATTTCCAAGGACCTGGGGCTGGAGCCCAGGGAACTGGCGGAGCGCGGAGTCCGCATTGTCTCCAGAGGAAAGACGCAGCTTTTCGCTCTAAATCCGCGAAGTGGCAGCTTGATCACCGCGGGTAGGATAGACCGGGAGGAGCTATGTGAGGCGGTTTCCTCCTGTTTTTTAAACATGGAGATACTTgtggaagataccctgaagattTACGGAGTGGAGGTGGAAATAATGGATATTAATGATAACGCCCCTAGCTTCCAGGAGGAGGAAGTAGAGATAAAAGTCAGTGAACACGCAACTCTGGGATCGCGATTTCCTCTTCCTAACGCTAGGGATCCAGACGTGGGAATGAACTCCCTCCAGCGCTACCAGCTCAATCCTAACAGTTACTTTTCCTTGCAAGTACGAGGCAGAACGGATGGGGCCAAGAATCCTGAGCTAGTGCTGGAGAGGAGCCTGGACCGGGAAACACAGGCTGCTCATCACCTCCTCCTCACAGCCTTAGATGGAGGAGATCCCATCCGCCAGGGCACTGTTCCGGTTCGCGTGGTGGTCCTCGATGTAAATGATCATATCCCCAGATTTACACAATCTACATATGAAGTGAGCGTTCCTGAGAACCTCATCTCTGGAACTCGGGTGCTCACGGTGAATGCAACTGACCCAGATGAGGGAATCAACGGGCAAGTAGTGTATTCATTCCGAAATGTGGAAAGCAAAGCTTCTAAAATATTCCAGTTGAATTCTCTATCTGGAGATGTCTTAATAGAGGGTTCTCTGGATTTTGAGAAATATAGATTATATGAGATGGAAATTCAAGCCCAAGATGGTGGAGGTCTCTCTACCACTGCTAAAATGTTGgtcacagttgtggatgtgaacgATAATGCTCCAGAAATAACTATCACATCTTCTACTAATTCAGTGCTGGAAAACTCTCCTCCGGGTACAGTGATTGCTCTGCTAAATGTGCAAGATCAAGACTCTGGAGAAAATGGTCAAGTTTCCTGCTTCATTCCAAATAATCTGCCTTTTAAACTAGAAAAGACTTACGGAAATTATTACAAGTTGATAACAAAGAGAGCATTGGACAGGGAGCAGGTTCAGAGCTACGATATAACACTGACAGCAGCAGATCAGGGAAGTCCATCCTTGTCTACAGAAACTCATATTTTACTGAATGTAGCAGATGACAATGATAACCCACCCACTTTTACGGAGTCCTCTTATTCTGCCTACATTCTGGAAAACAACCCCAGAGGGGCCTCCTTCTTCTCCGTGACTGCACTTGACCAGGACAGCAAAGAGAATGCCCAGGTCACTTATTCTCTGGCAGAGGATACCCTCCAGGGAGCACCTCTGTCCTCCTACATCTCCATAAACTCAGACACCGGCATTCTGTATGCCCTGTGTTCCTTCGACTATGAACAGTTCCATGAACTGCAGTTGTGGGTGACAGCGCATGACAGTGGGAACCCACCACTCAGCAGCAACGTATCACTGAGCATATTCGTGCTGGACCAGAATGACAATGTACCCGAAATCCTGTACCCCGCCCTCCCCACGGATGGTTCCACCGGTGTGGAGCTGGCACCCCGCTCCGCAGAGCCCGGCTATCTGGTCACCAAGGTGGTGGCAGTGGACCGAGACTCAGGACAGAACGCCTGGCTGTCCTACCGCCTGCTCAAGGCCAGCGAGCCAGGGCTCTTCTCGGTGGGGCTGCACACGGGCGAGGTGCGCACAGCGCGGGCCCTGCTGGACAGAGACGCGCTCAAGCAGAGCCTGGTGGTGGCCGTCCAGGACCACGGCCAGCCCCCTCTCTCGGCCACCGTCACGCTCACCGTGGCTGTGGCTGACAGCATCCCAGATGTCCTGGCTGATCTAGGCAGCCTAGAGTCTCCAGCCACCCCCGAAGACTCAGGCCTCACACTCTATCTGGTGGTGGCGGTGGCCACGGTCTCCTGTGTCTTCCTCGCCTTTGTCATTGTGCTACTGGCGCTCAGACTGCGGCGCTGGCACATGTCGCGTCTACTCCAGGCTTCCGGCAGCGGGTTGGCTGGCGTGCCGGCGTCTCAGTTTGTGGGCGTGGACGGGGTGCGGGCTTTCCTGCAGACCTATTCGCACGAGGTCTCGCTCACCGCGGACTCTCGGAGGAGTCACGTGATCTTCCCGCAGCCGAACTACGCGGACACGCTCATCAGTCAAGAGAGCTGTGGGAAAAGCGAGCCTCTTTTGATAACTGAAGATTCAGCTACAGGTTTAGGCAAATGTGATCCTACTGGTAATCAGGTGAGATTTATTTCCTGCCTTCCAATTGTTGATGTCTGTGCATAG